The following are encoded in a window of Fusarium falciforme chromosome 11, complete sequence genomic DNA:
- a CDS encoding Lactamase-B domain-containing protein, with the protein MAASLPSFELPSSTNVVDVRVIDSTARLRIPMTTFVKDHVPSHDFLECPAYSFLIEHSSGQKLIFDLGLRKDIGASPPAVIQSFVAESEKSGASVTVDTDVASVLKEASIDLNDIKAIIWSHWHLDHSGDPSTFPPTTSLVVGPGFKDVLLPGYPANPEGLILETDYKGRELHEIDFNSHSGATKIGDIRAVDYFQDGSFFLLDSPGHTVGHMAALARTTPSTFVLMGADTAHHCGSFRPSQYLPLPENISPSPFSNPPFLPGSICPGEVLVKVHPQQVRDKPFYQNLSEAPDRNVAEAEKSVGKVIELDARDDVFVVVAHDSTLLDVINFFPDKVNDWKENGWKEKSRWRFLKDFHGAVEAQSG; encoded by the exons ATGGCAGCCTCTCTTCCTAGCTTCGAACTTCCCTCCTCAACCAACGTGGTGGATGTCAGAGTCATTGACAGCACTGCGCGGCTGCGTATACCAATGACAACCTTTGTAAAGGACCATGTTCCAAGTCACGATTTCTTGGAGTGCCCTGCATACTCATTCTTGATCGAGCATTCATCCGGCCAGAAGCTCATCTTCGACTTAGGGCTTCGCAAGGACATTGGTGCTTCCCCACCAGCCGTCATCCAGTCTTTTGTCGCAGAGTCAGAGAAGTCGGGAGCTTCTGTAACCGTTGATACTGATGTTGCCTCGGTTTTGAAAGAAGCTTCCATTGACTTGAACGACATCAAAGCCATCATCTGGAG CCATTGGCATCTTGACCATTCTGGAGACCCCTCAACATTCCCCCCCACGACTTCTCTGGTTGTTGGCCCAGGGTTTAAAGACGTTCTATTGCCCGGTTATCCTGCAAACCCTGAAGGATTAATTCTCGAGACGGATTACAA GGGGCGTGAACTTCACGAGATCGACTTTAACTCTCATTCAGGCGCCACAAAGATTGGAGACATCCGTGCCGTCGACTACTTTCAGGATGGaagtttttttcttctcgaTTCTCCCGGT CATACCGTCGGTCATATGGCCGCGCTGGCTCGAACTACACCTTCGACCTTTGTTCTCATGGGTGCTGATACAGCCCATCACTGTGGCTCTTTCCGGCCTTCACAATATCTACCTCTACCTGAAAATATCTCACCATCCCCGTTTTCTAACCCGCCCTTCCTGCCTGGAAGTATTTGCCCAGGTGAAGTGCTAGTAAAAGTCCACCCACAACAGGTTCGAGATAAACCATTCTACCAGAATCTCTCAGAAGCCCCAGATAGAAACGTGGCTGAGGCAGAAAAGTCAGTGGGCAAGGTCATTGAGCTTGATGCAAGAGACGATGTGTTCGTGGTCGTTGCCCACGATAGCACTCTTCTGGATGTGATCAATTTTTTCCCGGACAAGGTCAATGATTGGAAAGAAAATGGAtggaaggagaagagcagGTGGAGGTTCTTGAAGGACTTCCACGGGGCCGTGGAGGCCCAGTCAGGGTAG